The sequence AGACAGCTATCATTATAACAATAATGTAAGGAATGATAAAAATTGCTGCCAATGGGCTAGGATCATCACTACCGGATATTGATCCTGTTAATGCCAATACAATAATTAGTGGAATGTAAATAACGAAAACAGCTGCAAAAACAATGAGCTGCAAAATAAAATAAGGCATAAAGTCTTTAAAGTCGAAAATATCCCCGGGGCTTGCAGGCTGGTTTTTATTCAGTTTCTGAAGATATTTGTACATATTGCCCATTGCTAACAATCCGCAAAAGGGAATAATTGACATCACAATGCACACTAAAAATGCAACAAAAATATTTCCGAAATCTTTCTTTAAAAATTCGAAGCCTTTATTAATATATTCCCCGAATTTAAAATTGACTGGTCTAGGTGTTAAATTTACATTCATGACTTATTGTGCTTTTAATCTTCCAGATTATACTGTTTTATTTTTCTATATAAAGTTCTTTGTGAAATTCCAAGTTCATCTGCTGCTCTGTTTCTTCTTCCTTTATGTTTCTCCAAAGCTTTGATAATCAAGTCTTTTTCGTTATTCTGAAGAGAAAGTGATTCTGGCCTATTTTCTTCTATTTCAATATCCTCAATATCTTCATAGCTGTCATCCGGACTTGAAATGATTGTAGGGGTTTGTACCGCCGGCGCATCGTTATTCTCAAAATATAGTAAAGAACCGGAATTTACCTGTGGCTGAGCTTCAGGAGTATAAATTCTGTTGATGAGACTTTTTTCATGATTGCTTAGATCTGCTGTTCCTCTGTTCTTTATCAATTCCGAAGTTAAGGATTTTAAATCATTAATATCGTTCCTCATATCGAATAGAATCTTATACATGATTTCTCTTTCGCTTCCAAAATCATTCGATTTTGGTGTACTCTGATTATTAACGACCATTGGAAGATGGGTTTCCATCGGAATATATTCTGCAAGCTTTTCTGCCGTGATATTTCTGTTTCTTTCCACAACGGTCATCTGTTCTACAAGATTCCTCAATTGACGGACGTTACCCGGAAAAGAATAATTTTCTACATAATGAACAGCACTTGGCTCCAGTTCCAGTTCCGGCATTCTGTATTTTTCTGCAAAATCTATTGCAAATTTCCTGAACAGCAAATGAATATCTCCTTTTCTTTCTCTTAAAGGAGGCATATCAATCTGAACAGTATTCAGACGATAGTACAAATCCTCACGGAATCTTCCATCATGAATCGCTTTCATCATGTTAACGTTGGTAGCTGCTACAATTCTTACATTTGTCTTTTGTACCTGCGAAGATCCTACTTTCATAAATTCACCGCTTTCCAGCACTCTTAAAAGACGAACCTGTGTCTGTAACGGAAGTTCTCCTACCTCATCTAAAAAGATTGTTCCGCCATCCGCTACTTCAAAATATCCTTTCCTGGTGGCAGTAGCTCCTGTAAAAGCTCCTTTTTCATGGCCAAATAATTCTGAGTCTATGGTCCCTTCAGGAATAGCTCCACAGTTGACTACGATATAAGGCTGGTGTTTTCTTCTGGATTCTGAATGAATGATTTTCGGAATAAATTCTTTCCCTACTCCACTTTCTCCAATCACAAGGACGGAGATATCTGTAGGGGCAACCTGTATCGATTTTTCCAATGCTCTGTTAAGTGCCGGAAAGTTCCCGATAATTCCGAAGCGGTTTTTTATGTTTTGTAGCTCGTTGCTCATAAGTAAATTTTTGATTATTGATTTAATGTTTTACAGCTCTTCAATCTGCTGTCTGTAAACTTTGTTAAAATGATGAGTGTAGACATCTTTCATTGTCTTGCCTTCATCATACGTTTTTAAGGCTAACATTTTTAAATCCAAATAATCCTTGTTTCTGATCTTAGAAACTTTACTTTTAAAGTATATATTCTCGGCAAAGTTGTACTCTTTGCTTTGTTTTTCAAAATTTTCCAGAGCTTTATCATATCTGCCCAGTTCAAAATAGGTAACGCCAAGCTGGTAATGGTCAAACATTCCCTTTACATACCCTCTTGTAGCCAGAAGCTTTTCGATAATGCCTGCCGCTTTTTCTTTCTTCCCTAAACCACTGTAGGACATGGCTTTCACCACATCCAAATGATAATCTCCATTTAAAGATCTTCCAAGGTCTTCAGGATAATATTGACGGAACTCTTCTAAGTCCTGAATTGCCCCTTTATAGTCCCCTAAAAATTGAAATTTACACCAGCCTCTGTAACCAAGGTGCATTTTAGGATTTAAGGCAACGGCTTTATCAATCAGGATTTTCCAGGTTGAAAAATCTCCGTTTTTAAGATAAGGTACCGCTTTCTCCATATAAGCATTGGAGAAATCCGGACAAAGTTCAATAGCTTTATCAAAACCTTCCTGAGACTCGCGGAAACCTTGTAACTCTGAAGCTTTGTTATAAAGTTCACACGCTTTTTTACAGTCCTCCCCCTCTATTGCATTACAGTTGACCTGTGCAATAGTATTGGTGTACACGATAAGTAACAAAAAGCTAAGGTAATACCTCTGAAACTTTTCCATCTTCAATTTTATAGGTTAAATACTGATAGTAATCTACTTTTAAACCTTCTATCTCTTTCGGCATCCAGCCATTTAATAATGTTGTGAACTTCAACAGCCTATTTTCCAGTTCTTCATCCAAAGCAATATCTTTCAACTCTGAATTCATATGCTTTAGTCTGAACAATCCTGTTTTTCCTTCACAATTTACTAAAAATCTAACGGTAATATAACCATTGATCTTCTTTTCTGAATATATATTTTCTTTTTTAAGTTTTTCGACGATAGCATTTTTTTCTCCCTTATAGTCGAACTTTTGCGGTCCGTGATAATATTGAAAACTGAAATGCTTGTTTTTTCCTGCTCCACATTTCTTAAAACCTGCTTCATCTAACTTGCTGTCAAAAGCTATATCACCCACGGTATCCGGATATTTACTCCTATTTTTCTCTGCCTGACAAGAAAACAGAACAAAAGAAAATAGAGTAAAAAGGTAAACTGCTTTCAACACTTAAATTTATTCTGTGATTTTCCCTAAAAGTGTGCCTTGGGTATTATCATATACAAAAATATCCACAATGTCACCTATTTTCTGGCCTTCAAGCTTATCAAAGACACAAACTGCATTTTGAGAGTTTCTACCTTTCCATTGGTTTTCATTCTTCCTGGAAGTTCCTTCTATTAAAATCTGATGAACTCTTCCCACATAAGACTGCATTCTCGTTCTGGAAAGCTCTCCTTGAAGGGCAATCACCTCAGCAAGGCGTCTCTGTTTCACTTCAGCCGGAATGTTGTCTTCCATTTTCTTGTGAGCAGGTGTTCCCGGTCTTTCTGAATAAGCAAACATATATCCATAGTCATATTGCACTTCTTTCATCAGACTTAATGTATCCTGATGATCTTCTTCAGTTTCGCTGCAGAATCCTACAATCATATCCTGAGAGAAAGCAACTTCCGGAACTATTTCCTTCGCTTTTCTGATCAGCTCAAGATATTCTTCACGGGTATGTTGTCTGTTCATTGCTTCAAGCATATTATTGCTTCCACTCTGCACAGGAAGGTGTACATATTTACAGATGTTATGATGCTTTGCCATCATTCTGAATACATCAAGGCTCATATCCTGAGGGTTTGATGTAGAAAATCTGATTCTCATTTCCGGAACGGCCTTAGCAACCCAATCTAATAACTGAGCAAAATTAACCGCAGTTGCTTTCTGCATTTCAGATGCTTTGGCAAAATCTTTTTTAGGACCGCCTCCGTACCATAAGTAAGAATCTACATTCTGTCCTAAAAGGGTAATCTCTTTATAACCACTGTTCGCAAGGTCTTTACATTCCTCGATAATAGAATGTGGATCACGGCTTCTTTCTCTTCCTCTGGTAAATGGTACGACACAGAATGTACACATGTTATCACAACCTCTCGTAATGGTAACAAAAGCAGTAACTCCGTTTCCGCCTAAACGAACCGGATTAATATCTGCATACGTTTCTTCTTTGGAAAGAATTACATTGATGGCATCTCTACCATCATCAGTTTCTTTCAATAAGTTGGGTAAGTCTCTATAGGCATCTGGCCCTACTACAAGGTCTACCAGCTGTTCTTCTTCTAAGAATTTCGTTTTCAATCTTTCCGCCATGCATCCCAAAACCCCTACCGTCATATTGGGTTTTTCTTTCTTAAGATTTTTGAACTGGGAAAGACGCATTCTTACGGTCTGTTCTGCCTTTTCACGGATAGAACATGTATTCAACAGGATCAAATCAGCTTCTTCCACTTTCATTGTTGTATTATACCCCTGTTCATTAAGAATGGAGGCAACAATCTCGGAATCAGAAAAGTTCATCTGACAACCATAGCTTTCTAAAAACAGTTTTTTAGAATTCTCAGGTCTTTCGGCAATCGCAAATGCTTCACCCTGTTTTGTTTCGTCTATATATTTTTCCTGCACGATAATCAATTTAAGGTTCGGATTAAAAACACACAAATTCTTTCCGTGAATTTTAAACTACGAACAAATGAGTCTGCAAAGATACAAAATATTGTGACAGAATGTCAGGAGATTATTTTAACAAAATTATAATCTGAATATAACCTATTTTAAAGACTTATATGTATTGGAAAAATTCATACCCAAACATAATCATTCAGGGCATATGAAGATAATTTTTAATCATGATCATAAGTGTTATTATTAAACCTGATTTTCATGATTGCCTTAGAATCTACCGGAATACCGCTTTTTGTTGCCGGACTCCATTTTCCTTTTACTCTTTTAAGAGCATACTTCATATCATCAATGAACATCTCATTATTTTTGAACTTGGGAAGTATATCCAGTTTATCAATTTTACCTTTTGAATTAATATTAAAAATGAAGGTTACTTCACCTTGAATTGCATATAAAGCGACATCAACATAAGCATAGACCATATTCAGAAACTCTTTTCTAAATGCATCTTCCCCACCGGGAAATTCTGCTTTTTGAAAATCTGCACTATTCTGATATTCATATTGAGCTGTTGCTGCCTGCGAAAAAGCCTTACCGCTTAGCATCAATAAAGGTAAAATTAAAAGATATTTTTTCATAGTTAAAGTTCGGTAATCTTACATATCCACTGATACGGAAGAAAAGTTTATATTCATTTTTACTTGTGAAGGTACAGGTTTTCCACTGCAAGATGCGGGAATCCAGTTTCTCTTAATTCTTCTGACAACATACTGCATATCATCAAAAAATACTTCACTATTGGCCACTTTAGGTGAACCTGTTACATCAACAACTTTCCCCGTAGCATCAAGTGATAGTATGAATGTAAAATCACCTGTTAAAGCATAAAAATCAGAGTTTAGATAAGAATACATATATTTATTCAGGATATTTTTATACAAAGCAACTCCTCCTTCGAAAGCAGCAGGTTTAAAATCATTACACTTCACTGCGATCTGCATGAAGGGCTCTTTAATATCTATTTTTAAAATATTTTTATTGCTCTCTCTGATAACAGAATCATCACGATCTTCCTGATCTTGTGCAAATGAAAAGTTAACAACACACAATGCTAAAAATAAGAATATAGTTTTCATAATTTTGTTTACTTATATCAATTAATAAGCAAAGGTAAATATTTACCCTATTTATAAAAAATAAAAACTTCACACAAAGTATGAAGTTTTTAAAATAGAGGCTGCTGGCTTTCAAAATAGTTGTATCAAACCTTTATAGCAACCCTTTAATGTGCTTGTAATTACTTTTAACTGTTTCAAGAACTTCATCCATTTTTCCACCCAGCATTAGCTGAGCCATAGATTTAGTCATACCGAAAACCTGGTCCAGTTCAATCTTTGGAGGAAGAGCCAGCGCATTAGGATTGGTAAAAATATTGAGTAGATAAGGCCCATTATGCTCCAGACATTCTTTGATGGCATTTTCTACTTCTTCAGGTTGATGAACATTTTTTCCGGGATATCCCATGGCTTGTGCTACTAATGCAAAATCCGGGTTAATCATATCTGTTTCGTTATCTGGCATTCCTCCCACTTCCATTTCCAGTTTTACCATTCCCAAGGCCCTGTTATTAAAAACGATCAATTTTACGGGAAGCTTATATTGGAAAATGGTTGCCATATCTCCTAACAGCATAGATAAACCACCATCGCCACACATTGCAATAACCTGTTTATCGGGATGGGAAAGAGAAGCTCCGATAGCCATTGGCATTGCATTAGCCATGGACCCATGGTTAAAGGATCCCAGCATCTTTCTCTCTCCGGTTCCTGTAATAAATCTCGCTCCCCAAACACAGCACATTCCTGTATCTACAGTGAAAATTGCATCTTTTTTAGCCAACCAGTCCAACGTATGAGCAACATACTCCGGTTGAATAGCATCTTCTTTCCCGGAATCCTTTACATATTCCAGTTGATTTTCTTTTACTTTATCATAAAATGCCAATTGCTCGTTGAGAAAATCAACATTTGTTTTCTCATTCAGCATAGGAAGTAAAGCCATAATGGTATGTTTAACATCTCCTGTAAGACCCAATTCAAGCTTTGCTCTTCTCCCCAGCCTTTCCGGGCTTTCATCAATCTGAACGATTTTATTTTTTACCGGCATAAACTTCTGATAGGGAAAATCTGTCCCAAGAAGAATAACAAGATCTGCTTCGTGCATGGCATGATAGGCAGAAGGAAATCCTAACAAACCTGTTAGACCAATCTCATTAGGATTATTAGGCTGAATTGCCATTTTCCCACGGAATGAATACCCTACCGGAGCTTTTAATAATTGAGCTAACTTGATAACCTCAACATTGGCTTCAGCGGCTCCAATCCCGCAGTAAACAGTTACTTTTTTACTTTCGTTGATGAGGGTGGCCAAGTTTTTCAATTCATCATCTGATGGCCTTATTATGGGATTTGTTTTAAAAATTTGAGTAGAAGTTGTTGCTTCCTGCGCATCCAGTTCTGAAACATCGCCCGGAAGACCGATTACGGCTACTCCTTTTTTGGAAATGGCATGTTGAATAGCTGTTTGAACTGTTCGTTGAACCTGTTCAGGACGCGTGATCATTTGATTATAATAGCTACAATCATCAAATAACTTTATTGTATTGGTCTCCTGAAAATAATCCATCCCCATCTCATCACTGGGAATTGTAGACGCAATCACCAGCATCGGAACATGCGATCTGTGCGCCTCATACACTCCATTAATCAGGTGTACATGCCCCGGCCCACAGCTTCCCGCACATACCGCAAGCCCATCAAGTTCGGCTTCTGCAGCAGCAGCATAAGCTCCCACTTCTTCATGTCGTACATGAATCCATTGGATACTGCTTTTCTTCACCGCAATATTTAGGTGATTGAGACTGTCTCCTGTTAATGCATAAATTCTTTTCACATTGGCGCTTTCGAGCATTTCAACAATTTGCTCTGCTATATTTTTAGCCATAAATAATAGATTTGGTGGTTGTTCTTTATTATAATAATCGAGGATAAAGACATCCTAGCTCTATCAAATTTAGCCAATTAATTGGAGTTTTCGGGACGTTTAACTATTAAAAAAATTGTAAATTTTTCATCAAACTCTAATTCAATTGTTTTTATTTTAACGCAACATCCGCTAGGATTTTGCATTGTATAATAACTTTTAGTTCGCAAAAGCGTTTTACTCAGCTATTCTAAATAAGTCCTTTGCTGAAAGAAGTATCTTTGCGAACTAAAAATTTACGGTTTTAAAATACTTTCTACCAGACTTAGGGTTCATTTTTTCAGCCATATTGTTTGAACTTGGCCACTCTTGCATAAAAACAAAACGGCCATCCTAAAGGACAGCCGTTCGTATATTATTTTCTATTGATTAGATAACCACTTCAATCTGGTTTCTTAATAAATCTTCAAATTCATCTCTTTTACGGATCAGATGAGCTTTTCCATCAAGGAATAAAACTTCGGCTGGTTTTAATCTTGAATTGAAGTTTGAACTCATTTCAAAACCATAAGCTCCTGCATTGTGAAATGCAAGAATATCACCCTCTCTTACTTCATGTAATTTTCTATCCCATGCAAAAGTATCCGTCTCACAGATATTTCCTACAACGGTATAAATTCTTTCTGCTCCTTTTGGATTGGATAGATTTTCAATAGCGTGGTAAGAATCATAAAACATAGGGCGGATCAGGTGATTAAACCCTGAATTTACTCCAACAAAAACGGTGGCAGTAGTTTGTTTGATTACATTCGCTTTCACTAAAAGGTAACCACTTTTTCCTACTAAAAATTTCCCAGGCTCAAACCATAGTTCGAATTTTCTGCCTGTTGTTTTAGAAAACTCTCCTAAAACTTTTTCTACTTTTCTCCCTAATGTTTTAACGTCAGTTTCTTCTTCACTGTCTTGATAAGGAATCTTAAATCCGCTTCCCATATCCAGATATTTCAAATTAGGGAAATGTTCAGAAAGCTCAAGCATGATATCCAATGCCTGAAGAAAGACCTCAGGATCTTTAATTTCACTTCCTGTGTGCATGTGAAGTCCTTCAACATTAAGATTGGTGCTCTTCATCACTCTCTCAATGTGACGAAGCTGGTGAATAGAGATTCCAAACTTGCTGTCGATATGCCCCGTTGAAATTTTATAGTTCCCTCCGGCAAAGATATGCGGGTTGATTCTAACAAAAATAGGATAAGAGTTTCCGTATTTATTTCCGAATTGCTCAAGAATAGAAATGTTATCAATGTTAATATGAACTCCGAAAGACATTGCTTCCTCTATTTCAGCTAAGTCAACACAGTTTGGAGTAAATAATATTTTTTCTTTTGGAAATCCTGCCTTTAATCCTAATTTGACCTCGTTAATAGATACGCAATCTAAAGATGCACCCAGCTTTTTGACATATTTAAGGATATTGATGTTTGTCAATGCCTTAGCTGCATAGAAAAACTTAGTATGTTTTAAAAAAGAAGATGTAAGTTTTTCGTATTGAACTTTGATGGATTCAGCATCATACACATACACCGGGGTGCCAAACTCATTGGCGATCTTTAATAATTCTTGTGAATTCATAATTTCATTTTAACATAAAAAAAGGCAGATTCTTAGAAAAAGAGCCTGCCACATTGATTATTTTTTATGCAAGACAAGTCTTTTAAATATTCCAAACCTTAGAGAACTTAATGGCTCCCTTTTTTCCAGTTTTTATTTGTTTAAGAATTTGCATTGCTTCTATTTATTTTTTGCAAAAATACTATTTATTTTTTATTCTGAGAAAATTGATTTAAAAAGTATCTTCTTTCTAATCAAAATTTAAGCCCTATTTTTCTTTATTATTTAGGCAGCGGTAAGGTCTCAAAATCGCCACGCAAAAGAGCTAACTGCAGCTCATTGTTCAAATCCGTTGAAGACAGCTGGAGATTAATTTTTAATTTAGCAAGCTTACTTAGCGTCTGTATCTGTGTAAAGAGCTCATAAAACCCAAAAGATAATACTTTCCCGTTTTCAATAATTAAAAATAATTTCTCGCCTAACTTTCTACCGGTACCTAGCCAAAGCTCATTTCTTTTTCTGAATTCTATTTTCTGTTGTAAAACAGCTACATCATTGTATTCTTTCTGAGCATCAATAAACTGAACGGCTTTTGTTCCTTGAGTAAATGATCTGAATTTCAAGATTGCTTTTTCTGTTTTATTAAGGGTATTTTTTTCAACAATATATTTATTATTCCTAAAATACAGGCCGAATGGCAATACCTCTTTTTTCTTATTATTTTTGGAATTAAGGATCAGTTTAGCAATAATATCTGTTCCGGTAAGTTCAAAATTAATCTGTTCAACATCTTTTTGAACCTGTTCCCATTTTTTGGAT is a genomic window of Chryseobacterium nakagawai containing:
- a CDS encoding sigma-54 interaction domain-containing protein, whose translation is MSNELQNIKNRFGIIGNFPALNRALEKSIQVAPTDISVLVIGESGVGKEFIPKIIHSESRRKHQPYIVVNCGAIPEGTIDSELFGHEKGAFTGATATRKGYFEVADGGTIFLDEVGELPLQTQVRLLRVLESGEFMKVGSSQVQKTNVRIVAATNVNMMKAIHDGRFREDLYYRLNTVQIDMPPLRERKGDIHLLFRKFAIDFAEKYRMPELELEPSAVHYVENYSFPGNVRQLRNLVEQMTVVERNRNITAEKLAEYIPMETHLPMVVNNQSTPKSNDFGSEREIMYKILFDMRNDINDLKSLTSELIKNRGTADLSNHEKSLINRIYTPEAQPQVNSGSLLYFENNDAPAVQTPTIISSPDDSYEDIEDIEIEENRPESLSLQNNEKDLIIKALEKHKGRRNRAADELGISQRTLYRKIKQYNLED
- a CDS encoding tetratricopeptide repeat protein translates to MEKFQRYYLSFLLLIVYTNTIAQVNCNAIEGEDCKKACELYNKASELQGFRESQEGFDKAIELCPDFSNAYMEKAVPYLKNGDFSTWKILIDKAVALNPKMHLGYRGWCKFQFLGDYKGAIQDLEEFRQYYPEDLGRSLNGDYHLDVVKAMSYSGLGKKEKAAGIIEKLLATRGYVKGMFDHYQLGVTYFELGRYDKALENFEKQSKEYNFAENIYFKSKVSKIRNKDYLDLKMLALKTYDEGKTMKDVYTHHFNKVYRQQIEEL
- the miaB gene encoding tRNA (N6-isopentenyl adenosine(37)-C2)-methylthiotransferase MiaB, with the protein product MQEKYIDETKQGEAFAIAERPENSKKLFLESYGCQMNFSDSEIVASILNEQGYNTTMKVEEADLILLNTCSIREKAEQTVRMRLSQFKNLKKEKPNMTVGVLGCMAERLKTKFLEEEQLVDLVVGPDAYRDLPNLLKETDDGRDAINVILSKEETYADINPVRLGGNGVTAFVTITRGCDNMCTFCVVPFTRGRERSRDPHSIIEECKDLANSGYKEITLLGQNVDSYLWYGGGPKKDFAKASEMQKATAVNFAQLLDWVAKAVPEMRIRFSTSNPQDMSLDVFRMMAKHHNICKYVHLPVQSGSNNMLEAMNRQHTREEYLELIRKAKEIVPEVAFSQDMIVGFCSETEEDHQDTLSLMKEVQYDYGYMFAYSERPGTPAHKKMEDNIPAEVKQRRLAEVIALQGELSRTRMQSYVGRVHQILIEGTSRKNENQWKGRNSQNAVCVFDKLEGQKIGDIVDIFVYDNTQGTLLGKITE
- a CDS encoding energy transducer TonB; the encoded protein is MKKYLLILPLLMLSGKAFSQAATAQYEYQNSADFQKAEFPGGEDAFRKEFLNMVYAYVDVALYAIQGEVTFIFNINSKGKIDKLDILPKFKNNEMFIDDMKYALKRVKGKWSPATKSGIPVDSKAIMKIRFNNNTYDHD
- a CDS encoding thiamine pyrophosphate-dependent enzyme; the encoded protein is MAKNIAEQIVEMLESANVKRIYALTGDSLNHLNIAVKKSSIQWIHVRHEEVGAYAAAAEAELDGLAVCAGSCGPGHVHLINGVYEAHRSHVPMLVIASTIPSDEMGMDYFQETNTIKLFDDCSYYNQMITRPEQVQRTVQTAIQHAISKKGVAVIGLPGDVSELDAQEATTSTQIFKTNPIIRPSDDELKNLATLINESKKVTVYCGIGAAEANVEVIKLAQLLKAPVGYSFRGKMAIQPNNPNEIGLTGLLGFPSAYHAMHEADLVILLGTDFPYQKFMPVKNKIVQIDESPERLGRRAKLELGLTGDVKHTIMALLPMLNEKTNVDFLNEQLAFYDKVKENQLEYVKDSGKEDAIQPEYVAHTLDWLAKKDAIFTVDTGMCCVWGARFITGTGERKMLGSFNHGSMANAMPMAIGASLSHPDKQVIAMCGDGGLSMLLGDMATIFQYKLPVKLIVFNNRALGMVKLEMEVGGMPDNETDMINPDFALVAQAMGYPGKNVHQPEEVENAIKECLEHNGPYLLNIFTNPNALALPPKIELDQVFGMTKSMAQLMLGGKMDEVLETVKSNYKHIKGLL
- the lysA gene encoding diaminopimelate decarboxylase; translation: MNSQELLKIANEFGTPVYVYDAESIKVQYEKLTSSFLKHTKFFYAAKALTNINILKYVKKLGASLDCVSINEVKLGLKAGFPKEKILFTPNCVDLAEIEEAMSFGVHINIDNISILEQFGNKYGNSYPIFVRINPHIFAGGNYKISTGHIDSKFGISIHQLRHIERVMKSTNLNVEGLHMHTGSEIKDPEVFLQALDIMLELSEHFPNLKYLDMGSGFKIPYQDSEEETDVKTLGRKVEKVLGEFSKTTGRKFELWFEPGKFLVGKSGYLLVKANVIKQTTATVFVGVNSGFNHLIRPMFYDSYHAIENLSNPKGAERIYTVVGNICETDTFAWDRKLHEVREGDILAFHNAGAYGFEMSSNFNSRLKPAEVLFLDGKAHLIRKRDEFEDLLRNQIEVVI